One Butyricicoccus intestinisimiae genomic window, CCGGAGCAGCAGCCGGAGCAGCAGCCGGTGCCGGTGCAGCGGCAGGAGCCGGAGCGGCAGCAACCGGAGCCGGAGCCGGTGCCTCGCCGATGTAAGCAGCGACAGCCTTGCCCTTTTCTACTTCAACTTCATACTGTTTGTCGTTGAGTGTTACGATATATTTCATGTTGTTTTGTACCTCCAATTAAAGCGCCTGAATGCGTCTGAACTGCAATTCGTCCAGCGGAATGTCGGTCTCATCGCTGATGATGGCCATAATGCACGCCGCGGTCTCTTCATCGACATCAATCAGCTGCAGCTTGCCGTCCCACGGCTTGGAAGGCTTTTCCTCTTCCTTTGCAGGAGCAGCCGGAGCTGCGGTCTGCGCAGCAGGAACAGCAGCTTTGTTTTTGCCTTTCTGAAGAGAAACGACAACGGCAGAGATGATTTTAATAACGACAATCAGGAAAATCAGAAGGAGGAATACGGTTACGAAGCCACACAGCGCAATCAGCAGGGCTTCACCTACACCAATGTTCATTGTCTGCCTCCTTAGTCAACCTTCTTGATGGAATATGTTACCTTGACGCCCTTGTGCTCCTCGCGGTACTGGAAGAACTTCTCAGCCTGCTGCGGGAATGCTACATAGGACAGAACATCCTCTTCGCTCTCGGCGATGCCTTCCAGCTTCTTGACAGCTTCCGGAATCTCCGGCTTCAGAGTTTCTGCATAACGGCCTTCCATCGGCTTGTTGCCTTCGCCCAGAACCTTGGTTACCAGTTCCGGATTGATCTCAGCCGGTGCCTTGCCGTACTCGCCGCGGATGTATGCGCGGATTTCCTTGGTGATGTTCTTGTAACGCTGGCCCATCAGGACGTTGTTAACAGCCTGAGAACCAACCATCTGGCTCAGCGGGGTAACGAGCGGCGGGTAGCCCATATCCTTGCGGACATTCGGAACCTCAGCCAGAACTTCGTCCAGACGATCCAGAGCCTTCATATCGGTCAGGTTTGCAATCAGGTTGGACAGCATACCGCCCGGAATCTTGTAGTGGAGGGCGTTGGTGTTGACGTTCATAACGAACGGATTGATCTTGCCTTCCTTAACGTATTCCTTCTTGATCGGCTCGAAGAACTCGTTGACCTTACGCATAGCAGCGCGGTCCAGACCGGTCTCATAGCCCATCTGTACGAGCACATGATCCATAGCTTCGGTGCACGGCTGGGAAGTACCGCCTGCGAACGGAGAGATTGCGCAGTCGATGACGTCAGCGCCAGCCTCAACAGCCTTCAGGTAGGTCATAGAGCCCAGACCGGTGGTAGCATGGGTATGAACAACGATCGGAATCTTCACCTCAGACTTCAGAGCAGTGATGAGGTCATAAACTTCCTGCGGGCTCATAACGCCAGCCATGTCCTTGATGCACAGAGACTGGCAGCCAAGCTCTTCAATCTGCTTGCCGAGCTTTGCGTAGTTCTCCAGCGTGTGAACCGGGGACTGGGTGTAAGAAATGGTGCCCTGTGCTTCGCCGCCAGCCTTCAGGCATTCGTCAACCGCGGTCTCGATGTTGCGCATATCGTTGAGCGCGTCGAAAATACGGATGATGTCGATGCCGTTTTCCACGCTCTTGCGAACGAAAGCGCGAACCGTGTCGTCAGAGTAGTGCTTGTAGCCCAGAATGTTCTGGCCACGCAGCAGCATCTGCAGCTTGGTGTCCGGCATAGCCTTGCGGATGGTGCGCAGACGCTCCCACGGATCTTCGTTCAGGTAACGAAGGCAGGAATCGAATGTAGCACCGCCCCAGCACTCGACAGAGTGGTAACCAACCTTGTTCATGGTCTCCAGAATCGGCTTGAATTCCGACATCGGGAGACGAGTTGCGCACAGAGACTGGTTGGCGTCACGAAGGACGGTCTCTGTGATCTTCAGTTTTTTTGGCACAGTGTATCAGCTCCTTTAAATAATTAAAGATGACGAAAATAAGTAAATGACGTTTTTTGACGGAACATGATGCGGTGCGAGCCGCAGCCGCCGCACAAAATAAGGTCATCCAAACACTGTTATTATACATCAGAAATACACAGTATTGCAATGCAATTTTCGTATAATTGCAGATAATTTGAACAGAAAGTCGTATAAAAAGCAAAGAAGCAAGAATGTAATAGTCAAAGTAGACAAAAAATGACAACACAATCCGGCGAAATGCGAATTGACAAAAATAAAAAGATCCCCTTTGGTTTGAAAGGGAATCTTTTGTTACAAAAAAGGTATAAAAATACAAATTACTGTGCATTTCGGCAGGCGGTTTTCATCGTGCGTACATAATCCGCAACCGGCTGCGCGCTGTCGCGGCCGTACTGCGCGATGAGCTTGACAATCGCAGAGCCGACAATCGCGCCGTCCGCCTGACGACACATGGTTTCCGCCTGTTCCGGCGTCGAGATGCCGAAGCCGACGGCACACGGAATGTCCTTGACCTCCTTGACGAGCTTGACCATGGCGCCGATGTCGGTCGTAATCGCCGTGCGTGTGCCGGTGACGCCGAGGGAGGAGACGCAGTACAGGAAGCCGTTCGCCTGTTCGGCAATCGCGCGGATGCGGTCGTGCGAGGTCGGTGCAATCATGGAAATCTGATCGAGGCCGTATTTCTGACACAGCGGCTCGAACTCCTGCTTTTCCTCAAACGGCACATCCGGAACGATGATGCCGTTCATGCCGATTTCCGCGGCGGTTTTGAGAAAGCGGTCTGCGCCGTAAGAGAAGATTACGTTTGCATAGGTCATAAATACCATCGGAATCGAAACCGTCTGGCGCACGCGGCGCACCATATCGAAAATCTTGTCGGTGGTAGTGCCCACGGACAGGGCGCGCAGATTGGCGTCCTGAATGACCGGACCCTCTGCAGTCGGGTCGGAGAACGGAATGCCCAGCTCAATGAGATCTGCGCCGGCTTCTGCAATGGCACAAATCAGTTTTTCGGTGGTCTCCAAATCCGGATCACCGCAGGTCAAAAATGGAATAAACGCTTTGCCAGTTGCAAACGCATCTGCAATCTTAGTCATGAAGATCCTCCCCTCTGTAGCGTGCAATTGCCGCTACGTCCTTGTCGCCGCGGCCGGAGACATTGACGACAATAATCTGATCCGGAGACATGGTCGGCGCGAGCTTCTGCGCGTAAGCGATGGCATGAGCGGACTCAATCGCCGGAATAATGCCCTCCGTGCGGGACAGATACTCAAATGCCTGTACCGCTTCTTCGTCGGTAATCGGCACGTATTGCGCGCGGCCGGAATCAAACAGCATCGCATGTTCCGGACCGATACCCGGATAATCCAAACCGGCAGAAATCGAGTAAACCGGTGCGATCTGACCGTACTCGTCCTGGCAGAAGTAGGACTTCATGCCGTGGAAAATGCCCAGACGGCCGGTGGACAGGGTGGCAGCGGTCTCCTTGGTGTCGATGCCGCGTCCAGCAGCCTCGCAGCCGATGAGCTGAACGCTCTCGTCCTCAATGAAGTTGTAGAAGGCGCCGATGGCGTTGGAACCGCCGCCGACACAAGCAATGACGGCGTCCGGCAGACGGCCTTCCTGCTCCAGAATCTGCTGCTTGATTTCCTTGGAAATCACAGCCTGAAAGTCACGAACGATGGTCGGGAACGGATGCGGACCCATGACGGAGCCGAGGACATAGTGCGTGTCATCAATGCGGCTGACCCACTCGCGGAAGGTCTCGGAAACGGCATCCTTCAGCGTAGCGGTACCGCTGTCGACCGGATGCACCTTGGTGCCCAGCAGCTTCATGCGGTAGACGTTGAGCGCCTGACGCTCGGTGTCCAGACGACCCATGTACACTTCGCATTCCAGACCAAGCAGAGCGGCAGCGGTTGCCGTTGCAACACCGTGCTGACCGGCGCCGGTTTCCGCAATGACACGGGTTTTTCCCATCTTTTTGGCGAGCAGGCACTGTGCCAGCGCGTTGTTGATTTTGTGGGAACCGGTATGATTGAGATCCTCGCGCTTGAGATAAATCTTTGCGCCGCCCAGATCCTTGGTCATCTTGTCTGCATAGTACAGCAGGGAAGGACGGCCGACATAGTTTTTGAGCAGCTCATCCAGCTCCGCATGGAATGCCGGATCGTTTTTATAATAATTGTACGCTTCTTCCAGTTCGTGGATGGCATTCATCAGAGTTTCGGGGATGTATTGTCCGCCGTGAATGCCGAATCTTCCTTTTGACATGTTATATACTCCTTATGATGTTGATCAGGGCGCGGATTTTTTCGGGATCCTTGACACGATTTGTCTCCGCGCCGCTGGAAATATCCATTGCATCCGGCTGCATAGCAGCAGCGTCCTGTATATTTTCCTCGCGCAGGCCGCCTGCCAGAATAAACGGGCGTCCGATGTTGCGCACGAGCGTCCAATCGAAGGTTTCGCCGGTGCCATAGCCGTTGTCCAGCAAAATCATATCCGCACTGCTGGCACGCGCCGCATCCAAATCATCAGTCGATCGAATGCGAAATGCCTTCCAGATCGGTTTTCCGGTGCGCGCTTGCAGCGCCTGAATGTAGGCGTCATCCTCCTGCCCGTGCAGCTGCGCAATATCGATAATGCCCTGCTCCAGCAGGGAAGCGACCGTGTCGAGCGGCTGATTGACGGTAACGCCGACAGCGGGAATGTCCGGAGACAGCTGTGCGTGCAGAGCCTGCACCTGCTCCGGTGTGCAGCTTCGATGGCTCTTGGGAAAATTGATGATAAATCCGGCGTAATCCGGCCGGTATTGATTGACCGCCGCGATATCTGACGGGCGGCTGAGTCCGCAAATTTTTACTTTCATTGGTTTAGACCTGCATGTCTCATCTCGCGGAGCAACGCGGTTTTGTCCGGTGCACGCATGAGCACTTCGCCCATCAGCACGGCATCCGCGCCGATGCTGCGCAGTGCTGCGACATCGGCGGCGCAGGACACGCCGGATTCCGCAACGTAGATGTTTTCCGGCGGAATCAAGTCGCGCAGACGGCTGGCGTTGGAAAAATCAACGGAGAAGTCCTTCAAATTGCGGTTGTTGACGCCGATGACGCGTGCGCCGGCGTCGACAGCAGATTGAATTTCCTTCGCATCGTGTGCCTCGACCAGAGCGGTCAGTCCCAGTGTCTCGCAGATGCCAAGATACTGTTCGATGGTCTGTGTGTCCAAAATGGCACAGATTAACAGAACAGCATCAGCACCCATCAGCTTGGCCTGATAAATTTGGTAGGCATCCACCGTGAAATCCTTGCGAATCATCGGTGTCTGTACCGCTGCGCGAATGTCGGTAAAAATTGCATCGCTGCCGAGAAACCATTTGGGTTCGGTCAGACAGGAGATGCAGTCGGCGCCCGCCTGTTCGTATTGCTTGGCGATGTCCAGATACGGGAAATCCTGTGCGATGATGCCCTTGGAAGGCGATGCCTTCTTGACTTCACAGATAAAGGATAAGTTGTCTCCGCGCAGAGCCTGCTCAAAAGCAAACGGCGTGCGGGGAGAAACCGTCTCACAGCGCTGCTTGAGTTCCTCCAACGGGTGTGCCTGCTTGTCGGCAAGCACACGCTGCTGCGCGTAAGCAGCAAGTTCGTCTAATATCATGTTCCGCTCCTCTTACTTGTTGGATGCAGCAACATAGGCTTCCAATGTCTGCATGGCCTTGCCGGAATCAACCAGTTCAGCCGCCAGCTTTACGCCGTCAGCCAGTGTGTAAGCCTTGCCGGAGATGTACAGCGCAGCGCCGGCGTTCATCAGGACAATATTGCGTTTTGCGCCCTGTTCCTTGCCAGACAGAATATCACGCGTAATCTGTGCGTTTTCTT contains:
- the trpA gene encoding tryptophan synthase subunit alpha, which translates into the protein MTKIADAFATGKAFIPFLTCGDPDLETTEKLICAIAEAGADLIELGIPFSDPTAEGPVIQDANLRALSVGTTTDKIFDMVRRVRQTVSIPMVFMTYANVIFSYGADRFLKTAAEIGMNGIIVPDVPFEEKQEFEPLCQKYGLDQISMIAPTSHDRIRAIAEQANGFLYCVSSLGVTGTRTAITTDIGAMVKLVKEVKDIPCAVGFGISTPEQAETMCRQADGAIVGSAIVKLIAQYGRDSAQPVADYVRTMKTACRNAQ
- the trpC gene encoding indole-3-glycerol phosphate synthase TrpC; the encoded protein is MILDELAAYAQQRVLADKQAHPLEELKQRCETVSPRTPFAFEQALRGDNLSFICEVKKASPSKGIIAQDFPYLDIAKQYEQAGADCISCLTEPKWFLGSDAIFTDIRAAVQTPMIRKDFTVDAYQIYQAKLMGADAVLLICAILDTQTIEQYLGICETLGLTALVEAHDAKEIQSAVDAGARVIGVNNRNLKDFSVDFSNASRLRDLIPPENIYVAESGVSCAADVAALRSIGADAVLMGEVLMRAPDKTALLREMRHAGLNQ
- a CDS encoding OadG family protein, which codes for MNIGVGEALLIALCGFVTVFLLLIFLIVVIKIISAVVVSLQKGKNKAAVPAAQTAAPAAPAKEEEKPSKPWDGKLQLIDVDEETAACIMAIISDETDIPLDELQFRRIQAL
- the trpB gene encoding tryptophan synthase subunit beta produces the protein MSKGRFGIHGGQYIPETLMNAIHELEEAYNYYKNDPAFHAELDELLKNYVGRPSLLYYADKMTKDLGGAKIYLKREDLNHTGSHKINNALAQCLLAKKMGKTRVIAETGAGQHGVATATAAALLGLECEVYMGRLDTERQALNVYRMKLLGTKVHPVDSGTATLKDAVSETFREWVSRIDDTHYVLGSVMGPHPFPTIVRDFQAVISKEIKQQILEQEGRLPDAVIACVGGGSNAIGAFYNFIEDESVQLIGCEAAGRGIDTKETAATLSTGRLGIFHGMKSYFCQDEYGQIAPVYSISAGLDYPGIGPEHAMLFDSGRAQYVPITDEEAVQAFEYLSRTEGIIPAIESAHAIAYAQKLAPTMSPDQIIVVNVSGRGDKDVAAIARYRGEDLHD
- a CDS encoding phosphoribosylanthranilate isomerase, with translation MKVKICGLSRPSDIAAVNQYRPDYAGFIINFPKSHRSCTPEQVQALHAQLSPDIPAVGVTVNQPLDTVASLLEQGIIDIAQLHGQEDDAYIQALQARTGKPIWKAFRIRSTDDLDAARASSADMILLDNGYGTGETFDWTLVRNIGRPFILAGGLREENIQDAAAMQPDAMDISSGAETNRVKDPEKIRALINIIRSI
- a CDS encoding pyruvate carboxylase subunit B codes for the protein MPKKLKITETVLRDANQSLCATRLPMSEFKPILETMNKVGYHSVECWGGATFDSCLRYLNEDPWERLRTIRKAMPDTKLQMLLRGQNILGYKHYSDDTVRAFVRKSVENGIDIIRIFDALNDMRNIETAVDECLKAGGEAQGTISYTQSPVHTLENYAKLGKQIEELGCQSLCIKDMAGVMSPQEVYDLITALKSEVKIPIVVHTHATTGLGSMTYLKAVEAGADVIDCAISPFAGGTSQPCTEAMDHVLVQMGYETGLDRAAMRKVNEFFEPIKKEYVKEGKINPFVMNVNTNALHYKIPGGMLSNLIANLTDMKALDRLDEVLAEVPNVRKDMGYPPLVTPLSQMVGSQAVNNVLMGQRYKNITKEIRAYIRGEYGKAPAEINPELVTKVLGEGNKPMEGRYAETLKPEIPEAVKKLEGIAESEEDVLSYVAFPQQAEKFFQYREEHKGVKVTYSIKKVD